In one Mucilaginibacter ginsenosidivorax genomic region, the following are encoded:
- a CDS encoding type II toxin-antitoxin system RelE/ParE family toxin: protein MIISIRHKGLRLFFEKGDASKLNAQHVSKIRLILTRLNAAKTIADMNVPGYGLHQLSGELKGFWAVKVDKNYRIIFQFIAEDTFEVDYLDYH, encoded by the coding sequence ATGATTATCAGCATTCGGCATAAAGGCTTGCGGCTATTTTTTGAAAAAGGGGATGCTTCAAAGTTAAATGCTCAACACGTAAGTAAGATCAGATTAATCCTTACCCGTTTAAACGCTGCAAAAACTATAGCTGATATGAATGTTCCGGGCTATGGACTACATCAGCTAAGCGGCGAATTGAAAGGCTTTTGGGCTGTAAAAGTTGATAAAAATTATCGGATTATATTTCAGTTTATTGCTGAAGACACTTTTGAAGTGGATTATTTAGATTATCATTAA
- a CDS encoding MlaE family ABC transporter permease gives MIQSLGRYILLLRLSFRKPEKFSVYWAEVMREMVSAGIGSLGIIMIISVFIGAAVTIQTAFQLISPLIPKSVVGGITRDSMVLEFSPTISSLVLAGRIGSSMASQIGTMRVTEQIDALEIMGVNAPGYLISPKVIAGVTMFPLLVIVSILLGFIGGYVACFTSSEVTTDDFLIGLPDGFNPVIITVCMVKAVVFGFIITTICSYQGFYTSGGALEVGQAATRGVVFSCVMILMFDLIISRLFL, from the coding sequence ATGATTCAAAGTTTAGGCAGATATATACTTTTATTACGTTTAAGTTTTCGAAAACCCGAAAAATTTTCGGTGTACTGGGCCGAAGTAATGCGCGAAATGGTATCGGCCGGTATCGGGTCATTAGGTATTATCATGATCATCTCGGTTTTTATCGGCGCAGCTGTAACTATTCAAACCGCTTTCCAGCTCATCAGCCCATTAATTCCAAAATCAGTTGTAGGGGGCATTACCCGCGACAGTATGGTTCTGGAGTTTAGCCCAACTATATCGTCGCTCGTACTGGCTGGTCGTATTGGCTCAAGCATGGCATCGCAAATAGGCACCATGCGCGTTACCGAACAGATAGATGCTTTGGAGATAATGGGTGTAAATGCGCCAGGATACCTGATATCGCCTAAGGTAATAGCGGGTGTTACCATGTTCCCGTTACTGGTAATCGTATCTATATTACTTGGTTTTATAGGTGGCTACGTAGCTTGCTTTACATCAAGCGAAGTTACAACCGATGATTTCCTGATTGGCTTACCCGATGGCTTTAACCCGGTAATTATTACCGTATGTATGGTTAAAGCAGTTGTGTTTGGCTTTATTATTACTACTATATGCAGTTACCAGGGCTTTTACACATCGGGCGGTGCACTTGAGGTAGGCCAGGCTGCAACACGCGGGGTTGTATTTAGCTGCGTAATGATACTTATGTTCGATTTAATTATCTCCCGCCTTTTCCTATGA
- a CDS encoding class I SAM-dependent methyltransferase — protein MIQLLTPTHWKDYELIDCGDFEKLERFGNIILIRPEPQAVWSKGLPASEWQRLHHIKFKGRSATAGDWIKKDQKTPDRWHIEYKNNDAAIKFRLGLTSFKHLGIFPEQAVNWDYITQNIKRFKTPQPKVLNLFAYTGGASLIAQAAGADTTHVDSIKQVVTWANENQEISGLSNIRWVVEDALKFVKRELKRGKKYNGIILDPPAYGNGPNGEKWKLEDNINEMMADVMQLLDPEEHFLILNTYSLGFSSVIIENLIKSAFPKVQNLEIGELYLQATAGAKLPLGVFGKFHKLKGN, from the coding sequence ATGATTCAACTACTTACCCCAACGCACTGGAAAGATTACGAGCTGATTGATTGCGGCGATTTTGAAAAGCTGGAGCGTTTTGGGAATATTATATTGATACGCCCTGAGCCGCAGGCGGTTTGGAGCAAAGGCTTGCCGGCTTCTGAATGGCAGCGCTTACACCATATAAAATTTAAAGGCCGGTCGGCTACGGCCGGCGACTGGATAAAAAAAGACCAGAAAACACCCGACCGCTGGCACATTGAATACAAGAACAATGATGCTGCCATCAAATTCCGCCTGGGTTTAACTTCGTTTAAACACCTGGGTATTTTTCCCGAGCAGGCTGTTAACTGGGATTACATAACGCAAAACATTAAGCGTTTTAAAACCCCTCAGCCCAAAGTACTTAACCTGTTTGCTTATACGGGCGGAGCATCGCTTATTGCGCAGGCAGCTGGTGCCGATACCACACACGTAGATTCTATTAAACAGGTAGTTACCTGGGCCAATGAAAACCAGGAGATCTCGGGCTTGAGCAATATTCGTTGGGTTGTTGAGGATGCACTTAAATTTGTAAAACGCGAGTTGAAACGCGGCAAAAAATATAACGGTATTATCCTTGACCCGCCTGCATACGGCAATGGCCCTAACGGCGAAAAATGGAAGCTGGAAGATAATATTAACGAGATGATGGCCGATGTGATGCAGTTACTTGACCCCGAAGAACATTTCCTGATCCTGAATACTTATTCGCTTGGCTTTTCATCTGTAATTATCGAAAACCTGATAAAAAGTGCTTTCCCTAAAGTTCAAAACCTTGAAATTGGCGAGCTTTACCTGCAGGCTACGGCTGGGGCAAAACTACCGCTTGGCGTTTTTGGAAAGTTTCATAAACTTAAAGGTAATTAA
- a CDS encoding NUDIX hydrolase: protein MNNTELLTLITRLRSVADVGLLYAKNEYDIERYAELQHIAIEMLDNVTGWGIDDIKLNFPMPHDYPTAKVDVRGMLLNAEGNILLAKESADGKWSLPGGWADVGYSAKEVIVKEFEEETGLEVVADRLLAVFDKKMHPHPPQPFYVYKMVFHCKAVSTAVNKGFDMLDVEYFDINNLPELSEDRILKSQIELLYQKIISGDLAAEVD from the coding sequence ATGAACAATACCGAACTTTTAACCCTTATAACCCGCTTGAGATCGGTGGCCGATGTGGGCTTGTTGTATGCCAAAAACGAGTATGATATTGAACGTTATGCTGAGTTGCAGCATATTGCAATTGAAATGCTGGATAACGTAACCGGTTGGGGCATAGATGATATTAAGCTTAACTTCCCGATGCCGCATGATTACCCTACAGCTAAGGTTGATGTACGTGGGATGTTATTAAATGCCGAAGGTAACATATTGCTGGCTAAGGAAAGCGCCGATGGCAAGTGGAGCCTGCCGGGTGGCTGGGCCGATGTGGGTTACAGCGCCAAAGAAGTGATTGTTAAAGAATTTGAAGAAGAAACCGGGCTGGAGGTAGTTGCCGATAGATTATTGGCCGTATTTGACAAAAAAATGCATCCTCACCCGCCGCAGCCCTTTTACGTTTACAAAATGGTGTTTCACTGCAAAGCAGTGTCAACTGCTGTCAACAAAGGGTTTGACATGTTGGATGTTGAATATTTTGACATCAATAACCTGCCCGAGCTTTCGGAAGATAGGATATTGAAAAGTCAGATAGAATTGCTGTATCAAAAGATTATCAGCGGAGATTTGGCGGCGGAGGTTGATTGA
- a CDS encoding SDR family oxidoreductase, with product MKNALITGSTKGMGRAIAVAFANEGLNVAICSRNEKELFEFADLLNRSNPGIKVFAQVADGSDKAQLLAFASAAQQELGFIDVVVNNLGTFVPSSILDDADDTFDKQLKTNLMPTYELYRFFGKTMISARKGHFFNICSVAALNPVVQAGSYSITKYALLGLTKIMRLETQEHGIKVTAIIPGSTLTDSWKDAVVDKNTMVLPEDIASAIINIYRMSPGANVDEIIIKPAPGQL from the coding sequence ATGAAAAACGCCCTCATCACCGGTTCAACAAAAGGCATGGGCCGCGCCATTGCCGTGGCCTTCGCTAATGAAGGATTAAACGTGGCAATTTGTTCACGAAATGAAAAAGAATTATTTGAATTCGCAGATTTACTTAACCGATCAAATCCCGGCATTAAGGTTTTTGCACAGGTTGCAGATGGCAGCGACAAAGCCCAGCTACTGGCTTTTGCCTCAGCCGCGCAGCAGGAACTTGGTTTTATTGATGTAGTGGTAAACAACCTGGGTACTTTTGTCCCATCGAGCATATTGGACGATGCAGATGACACATTTGATAAACAGCTAAAAACTAACCTGATGCCAACTTACGAGCTCTATCGTTTTTTTGGCAAAACTATGATATCAGCCCGTAAAGGCCACTTTTTTAACATATGCTCGGTAGCAGCATTAAACCCGGTCGTACAGGCTGGCAGCTATAGCATAACCAAATACGCGCTGTTGGGCTTAACAAAAATAATGAGGCTTGAAACGCAGGAGCATGGTATAAAAGTGACAGCAATAATTCCGGGGTCGACCTTAACTGATTCATGGAAGGACGCTGTTGTTGATAAAAATACCATGGTTTTGCCCGAAGATATAGCATCGGCAATCATCAATATTTACAGGATGAGCCCCGGAGCCAATGTAGACGAGATAATCATTAAACCCGCGCCGGGCCAGTTGTAG
- a CDS encoding prephenate dehydrogenase produces the protein MNIGIIGLGDMGRLYAKAFAKAGYTVCGCDLPENREKLENELSPFGITIMDSARDVSRTNDLVIYSVEADKLEQVVAECGPLTKYGAIVAGQTSVKHPEIAIFEKYLPADVQIITFHAMHGPGFEPKGQTLILIPHRAKADAYQRMYDLFTAIGSDIVEIADYHEHDKIVADTQAVTHVGFESMGTAWKAAGFFPWENASYLGGIDNVKILTTLRIFSYKAHVYAGLAILNPYARQQVKRYSESESELFKLMIKEEAQTFRERLYKARDFVFHESRKPIMLSDTVMKEFSLSQHADHQKPNSHLSILSMVDAWYHLGVNPYDNLICQTPPFRLRLGIAEYLFKNEELLEESIETALYDKTIRGDDLEFHSAVREWSAIIGYGDMEGYKKHFNEVQSFFSHRLEEGKAQSAELIRRLMME, from the coding sequence ATGAATATAGGTATCATTGGGTTGGGCGACATGGGGCGTTTGTATGCAAAAGCTTTTGCAAAAGCAGGTTACACCGTTTGCGGCTGCGATTTACCCGAAAACCGCGAGAAGCTTGAAAACGAACTTAGCCCCTTTGGCATCACCATAATGGATAGCGCACGCGACGTATCCCGCACAAACGACCTGGTTATTTACTCGGTTGAGGCCGACAAACTGGAGCAGGTAGTGGCCGAGTGCGGTCCGCTTACCAAGTACGGCGCCATTGTTGCCGGCCAAACATCTGTTAAGCACCCCGAAATAGCCATATTTGAAAAATACCTGCCCGCCGATGTGCAAATCATTACCTTTCATGCCATGCACGGGCCGGGCTTTGAACCAAAAGGGCAAACCCTTATCCTGATTCCGCACCGCGCCAAAGCAGATGCTTACCAGCGCATGTATGATTTGTTTACAGCCATTGGCAGCGATATTGTAGAGATTGCCGATTACCACGAGCATGATAAAATTGTAGCCGATACCCAGGCCGTTACCCACGTAGGTTTTGAAAGCATGGGCACTGCCTGGAAAGCCGCCGGCTTTTTTCCCTGGGAAAACGCATCATACCTGGGCGGTATCGATAATGTAAAGATCCTGACCACGCTGCGCATTTTCAGCTATAAAGCACACGTATACGCAGGGCTGGCCATTTTAAACCCCTACGCGCGCCAGCAGGTAAAACGCTATTCTGAGTCGGAGTCGGAATTATTTAAGCTGATGATCAAAGAAGAGGCGCAAACCTTCAGGGAGCGCCTGTACAAAGCCCGCGATTTTGTTTTTCATGAAAGCCGCAAACCTATTATGCTGAGCGATACCGTGATGAAAGAGTTTTCGCTGTCGCAACATGCCGATCATCAGAAACCCAACTCGCACCTGAGTATCCTGAGCATGGTTGATGCCTGGTACCACCTGGGTGTAAACCCTTATGATAACCTCATTTGCCAAACTCCACCCTTCCGGCTGAGGCTTGGCATTGCCGAATACCTCTTTAAAAACGAAGAACTATTAGAAGAATCCATCGAAACCGCCCTGTACGATAAAACCATCCGGGGCGATGATCTGGAGTTCCATTCGGCAGTAAGGGAATGGTCGGCCATAATTGGTTACGGCGATATGGAGGGCTACAAAAAGCACTTCAACGAAGTACAATCCTTTTTTAGCCACAGGCTTGAAGAAGGCAAAGCCCAAAGCGCAGAACTGATCAGAAGGCTGATGATGGAGTAG
- a CDS encoding HigA family addiction module antitoxin — protein MQMFDPAHPGELIRETLEGIREETGKKLTVEEVATGLGTTRKTLSAIINGKQSISSDMALRLSAAFNTTPEFWLHAQENYDLAQARKKFDIKKVTVFWHPQVA, from the coding sequence ATGCAAATGTTTGACCCAGCCCACCCAGGCGAATTAATACGTGAAACCCTTGAAGGGATAAGGGAAGAAACCGGAAAAAAATTAACAGTTGAGGAGGTGGCCACCGGCCTGGGAACAACCCGTAAAACATTGTCGGCTATAATTAATGGCAAACAGAGCATTAGCTCAGATATGGCATTGCGCCTGAGCGCGGCTTTTAATACAACACCGGAGTTTTGGCTGCACGCACAGGAAAATTATGATCTGGCCCAGGCCCGCAAAAAATTCGACATAAAAAAGGTTACTGTTTTTTGGCATCCGCAGGTCGCTTAA
- a CDS encoding nuclear transport factor 2 family protein, protein MLHENDIKELYANFNKRDIDGVLKLFDADVEWPNGWEGGYVNGHRQVRDYWTRQWAEIDPLVIPVGFNGLADGRLQVEVKQTIKDKNGELIAEGIVMHIYTFADGLISRMDIEIVS, encoded by the coding sequence ATGCTTCATGAAAATGATATTAAAGAACTCTATGCCAATTTTAATAAGCGGGATATAGACGGTGTTTTGAAACTATTTGATGCCGATGTTGAATGGCCCAACGGATGGGAGGGCGGCTACGTAAACGGGCACAGGCAGGTACGTGATTACTGGACAAGACAATGGGCAGAAATTGATCCGTTGGTTATTCCTGTTGGTTTTAATGGCCTTGCCGATGGCCGCCTGCAGGTTGAGGTAAAGCAAACAATTAAAGATAAAAATGGCGAATTAATTGCCGAAGGAATTGTAATGCATATCTACACTTTTGCGGATGGGTTAATCAGCAGGATGGATATTGAAATTGTTAGCTGA
- a CDS encoding LiaI-LiaF-like domain-containing protein, with translation MKTDRLIPGTILVCIGAIFLLHNFHIFHFQWMNILYLWPIFLIIGGVNLVFAGNRSPLATVVKLAVIIGGFSLLLFGNFGNRYHFWPNTFINFDDDHDNDNNNDSDSTNTDQGVTKIEGSSVFNKDYTPDAKFARLNINGGATTYTLNDTTSQLFKAETKEFYGKYEFNANKEDSVYVLNFKMKGNKGWHFDSDSNKSNLANIKLNPNPIWDIYVETGATKLDFDLSKFKIKSVTLKGGAASFEVKLGAPLASTNVEVSTGVSEVIINVPKDAACSINANTGLSSNEFEGFTKKNDNSYETPGFDAAKNKIYIHMNGGISDFKVNRY, from the coding sequence ATGAAAACCGACAGACTTATTCCCGGAACAATCCTGGTATGCATAGGAGCCATATTCCTGCTCCATAACTTCCATATTTTCCATTTTCAATGGATGAATATACTTTACCTGTGGCCTATATTTTTAATTATAGGTGGCGTAAACCTGGTATTTGCGGGTAACCGGTCGCCTTTGGCAACAGTGGTAAAGCTGGCCGTAATAATTGGTGGGTTTTCACTCCTGTTATTTGGCAACTTTGGTAACCGCTATCATTTTTGGCCCAATACTTTTATCAACTTTGATGACGACCATGATAACGACAACAACAATGATAGCGACAGCACCAACACCGATCAGGGCGTGACAAAAATTGAAGGCAGCAGTGTTTTTAATAAGGATTATACCCCCGACGCTAAATTTGCCCGTTTAAATATCAATGGTGGTGCTACTACCTATACTTTAAACGATACTACCAGTCAACTATTTAAAGCAGAAACAAAAGAATTTTACGGCAAATATGAATTTAATGCCAACAAGGAAGATTCTGTATATGTATTAAACTTTAAAATGAAAGGCAACAAAGGTTGGCATTTTGACTCTGACAGTAACAAATCAAATCTGGCCAATATCAAACTAAACCCTAATCCTATCTGGGACATCTATGTTGAAACAGGCGCAACAAAATTAGATTTCGACTTAAGTAAATTTAAAATAAAAAGTGTAACTTTAAAAGGTGGTGCAGCCTCGTTTGAAGTAAAGCTTGGCGCACCGTTGGCAAGTACCAACGTAGAGGTATCCACCGGTGTATCGGAAGTTATTATAAATGTGCCTAAAGATGCCGCTTGCAGTATAAATGCCAATACAGGTTTGTCGTCAAATGAATTTGAGGGCTTTACCAAAAAGAACGACAACAGCTACGAAACCCCCGGGTTTGACGCTGCCAAAAACAAGATATACATTCACATGAATGGAGGCATATCTGATTTTAAAGTGAACCGTTATTAA
- a CDS encoding carboxypeptidase-like regulatory domain-containing protein, with protein sequence MKPNYLILIIGLFITAHVQAQDVLKGSVYEKSKNEKLANVFVKDVTNKQITITDNNGNFSIRTATGHTLIFNAPGYVSDTLYITDMRPKRVDMISQTISLRQVNVSATKEAFDPRKEYPEVYTKSKVYVMSPSTWFSKEGKDARRLKRYFQHAEEERQIDEAFNVDYVKSVIPLRGTELENFMSLYRPSYAFLKNNNAPSMTAYINDAYKKYQALPANKKALPQLAPAPGSLQ encoded by the coding sequence ATGAAACCGAACTACCTAATATTGATAATTGGCCTATTTATAACTGCACATGTGCAAGCCCAGGATGTGTTAAAAGGATCGGTTTATGAAAAAAGCAAAAACGAAAAACTGGCTAATGTTTTTGTAAAAGATGTTACCAATAAACAGATCACTATTACCGATAACAATGGCAATTTCAGCATTCGTACGGCAACGGGCCATACACTGATATTCAATGCACCGGGTTATGTATCAGACACTTTGTACATTACCGACATGAGGCCAAAACGGGTGGATATGATATCGCAAACTATATCATTAAGGCAGGTAAACGTAAGCGCTACAAAGGAAGCATTCGATCCTCGTAAAGAGTACCCCGAGGTTTACACCAAAAGCAAGGTATATGTAATGTCACCATCAACCTGGTTCAGTAAAGAGGGCAAGGATGCGCGGCGTTTAAAAAGATATTTTCAGCACGCCGAGGAAGAGCGGCAAATTGACGAAGCATTTAATGTAGATTATGTAAAAAGTGTGATACCATTACGGGGTACCGAACTGGAAAACTTCATGTCGTTATATCGCCCAAGCTATGCTTTCCTCAAAAACAACAATGCCCCAAGTATGACGGCATATATTAACGATGCCTATAAGAAATACCAGGCCTTGCCTGCCAATAAAAAAGCTTTACCTCAACTGGCACCGGCACCGGGCAGTTTGCAGTAG
- a CDS encoding ABC transporter ATP-binding protein → MIEIQNIYKKFGENEVLKGISSTFEPGINNLIIGGSGSGKTTLLKCIVGLHEPTEGDVLFNGENFTDMGFEQRVPIRTHIGMLFQNSALFDSMTVEENIMFPLNLFTNQTRAEKRDRANFCLERVNLAGKNKLYPSELSGGMKKRVGIARAISMQPKYLFVDEPNSGLDPVTSILIDDLISELTVEYNMTTVVVTHDMNSVMGIGDHIVFLHQGKKWWEGSNKEIAHTDNKELNDFVFASRFMRAAKAKL, encoded by the coding sequence ATGATAGAAATACAAAACATCTATAAAAAATTCGGAGAAAACGAAGTACTTAAAGGCATCAGCTCCACTTTTGAACCCGGCATTAATAACCTTATCATAGGCGGATCGGGATCGGGGAAAACAACATTATTGAAATGTATAGTTGGCCTGCACGAACCCACAGAAGGCGACGTGCTTTTTAACGGCGAAAACTTTACCGATATGGGTTTTGAGCAGCGCGTACCTATCCGTACCCACATAGGTATGCTTTTTCAAAACTCGGCTTTGTTTGATAGTATGACAGTAGAGGAGAATATCATGTTCCCGCTTAACCTGTTCACCAACCAAACGCGCGCCGAGAAGCGCGACCGTGCTAACTTTTGCCTGGAGCGTGTTAATCTTGCCGGAAAAAACAAACTTTACCCATCAGAACTATCGGGCGGTATGAAAAAGCGTGTTGGTATTGCCCGCGCCATTTCCATGCAACCCAAGTACCTTTTTGTTGATGAGCCAAACTCGGGCCTCGACCCCGTAACATCTATCCTGATAGATGACCTGATAAGCGAACTTACCGTAGAGTATAACATGACCACTGTTGTAGTAACACATGATATGAACTCCGTTATGGGTATAGGCGACCATATTGTTTTCCTGCACCAGGGCAAAAAATGGTGGGAGGGAAGCAACAAAGAAATTGCCCATACCGACAACAAAGAACTTAACGACTTTGTATTTGCCAGCCGGTTTATGAGGGCAGCGAAAGCGAAGTTATAG
- a CDS encoding PspC domain-containing protein: protein MEKKLYRDEYRKKIGGVCAGLAEYFDMDVAIIRALFVLTFIFMGTGFMAYIVLWIVIPNKGVGYFNPNVDYRVPPQQPFAPFDANRPASPGAPFEPVFPKKTSTPAGIIFGCILIFFGAVFLFHELGIFRFWHVARLWPAILVVGGLAMIASGQKRQPWEKEGWQNTTAEPEVNATEQPLDTEEKKDDNFNNTPPTI from the coding sequence ATGGAAAAGAAACTTTACCGGGATGAATACCGGAAGAAAATAGGCGGCGTTTGCGCCGGCCTGGCCGAGTACTTTGATATGGATGTTGCTATTATACGCGCATTATTTGTACTCACCTTTATATTTATGGGCACCGGCTTTATGGCCTATATCGTATTGTGGATAGTTATACCAAACAAAGGCGTAGGCTATTTTAACCCCAATGTTGATTATCGTGTTCCGCCGCAACAGCCTTTCGCTCCTTTTGACGCCAATAGGCCTGCAAGCCCTGGTGCTCCTTTTGAGCCGGTGTTCCCTAAAAAAACATCAACGCCTGCCGGTATCATTTTTGGATGCATCCTTATATTTTTCGGCGCAGTGTTCCTGTTTCATGAATTGGGCATCTTTCGTTTCTGGCATGTGGCAAGGCTATGGCCCGCAATCCTTGTAGTTGGTGGCCTGGCGATGATCGCATCCGGACAAAAAAGGCAGCCATGGGAAAAAGAAGGCTGGCAAAATACCACAGCTGAACCCGAAGTGAATGCAACCGAACAACCGCTGGATACAGAAGAGAAAAAAGACGATAATTTTAACAACACCCCTCCAACTATATAA
- a CDS encoding Gfo/Idh/MocA family protein, producing MIKWGIIGCGRIAQRFMQGFAAVDGVELVASYSRRGVTVDDFVSKYGGMACYSIDDLLASDIDAVYIATLPDSHAAYSIAALKAGKHVLCEKPATVNLAELDEVLEVVKATGLLFMEGMKPPFYPLYTKLKEYLATDPIGPAGYVRAGSAVADCPPDHPNYSLELVGGSLMGIGIYEAFLAIDWLGDLQEVQTMGRFGQTGIDMFAIFQTMHKGGYAQLYAGFDLHGKGDALIAGPLGHVTIHKNWWNPARATIDYLDGRSVEIDEPFTAGGLNYELEHFCNLIRSGLTESPIVPHQMSRQMIDMIDRARAQVGLKYPGE from the coding sequence ATGATCAAATGGGGAATCATAGGCTGCGGGCGGATAGCCCAAAGGTTTATGCAGGGCTTTGCGGCGGTTGATGGTGTTGAGTTGGTGGCATCTTACTCGAGGCGTGGAGTTACGGTTGATGATTTTGTTAGTAAGTATGGCGGTATGGCTTGCTACAGCATTGACGATTTGCTGGCAAGCGATATTGATGCCGTTTATATTGCAACCTTGCCGGATAGCCACGCGGCATACAGCATTGCTGCCCTTAAGGCCGGAAAGCATGTGCTTTGCGAGAAACCAGCCACTGTAAACTTAGCCGAACTTGATGAGGTTTTAGAAGTGGTTAAGGCAACAGGCTTATTATTTATGGAGGGAATGAAACCGCCTTTCTATCCTTTATATACCAAACTGAAAGAATACCTGGCAACAGATCCCATTGGGCCTGCCGGTTACGTACGTGCCGGGTCGGCTGTTGCCGATTGCCCGCCCGATCATCCAAATTATAGCCTTGAACTTGTTGGCGGCAGCTTAATGGGCATTGGTATTTATGAAGCTTTTTTGGCGATAGACTGGCTTGGCGATTTGCAGGAAGTACAAACCATGGGGCGATTTGGGCAGACGGGCATTGATATGTTTGCCATATTCCAGACGATGCACAAAGGAGGATATGCGCAACTGTATGCGGGTTTCGATTTGCATGGTAAAGGCGATGCGCTGATAGCTGGTCCGCTTGGGCACGTTACCATCCACAAAAACTGGTGGAACCCTGCAAGGGCAACTATTGACTATTTGGATGGCCGTTCGGTTGAAATCGATGAACCTTTTACCGCCGGAGGTTTAAACTATGAACTGGAACACTTTTGTAATTTGATAAGGAGCGGGCTAACAGAAAGCCCGATAGTGCCGCATCAGATGTCGCGCCAGATGATTGATATGATAGATAGGGCACGGGCGCAGGTGGGGTTGAAATACCCTGGGGAATAG